In Cyanobacterium stanieri LEGE 03274, the following proteins share a genomic window:
- a CDS encoding M16 family metallopeptidase, whose protein sequence is MKKVIDNQRFKPLNSPLKPSTLTLKKIFSLLLATLLIWNFNLNSAVARTIENRSITPYLEQVKNNITEFTLNNGLKFILLENHQAPIISFVTYVDVGGVDEPQGQTGVAHYLEHLAFKGTSEIGTINYEQEKPLLDKLAQLFDQIQQAKKENNQPKLAQLETEFRQVNQQASEYVNQNEFGQIVEIEGGVGLNAATSADYTAYFYNFPSNKLELWMYLESNRFLDPVFREFYQEKDVILEERRLRTDNSAIGKMVEEFLLTAFVSHPYRRPVIGFEEDIRNLTQTNVQDFFDTHYGGGNITIAMVGDVNPNQAREMAEEYFGRFPDSVKPSRLSINEPEQNETREVVVEYPSQPLYFEGYHIPSLNDPDYLVYEIMGSILSDGRTSRLYKSLVEDKKVALSVSGFSGFPGDKYENLMLFYGVCAPERSPEELAIELDKEIEKLKTELVSPEELERVKTQATANLLRSVNSNGGMANLLAEYQAKTGDWRNLFTRLDALNAVTAEDIQTLAQKTFTDEHKTIGKLETAS, encoded by the coding sequence ATGAAAAAAGTTATTGATAACCAGAGGTTTAAACCCCTCAACTCACCCTTAAAACCATCAACTTTAACCCTAAAAAAAATATTTTCATTACTCTTAGCAACATTATTAATTTGGAATTTTAATCTTAATTCAGCCGTTGCACGAACCATCGAAAATAGATCAATTACCCCCTATTTAGAACAAGTAAAAAATAATATTACCGAATTTACTCTTAATAACGGTTTAAAATTTATTCTGCTCGAAAATCACCAAGCTCCCATCATTTCTTTTGTTACTTATGTAGATGTAGGGGGAGTCGATGAACCCCAAGGGCAAACAGGAGTAGCCCATTATTTAGAACATTTAGCCTTTAAAGGAACATCGGAAATAGGCACCATTAACTATGAACAAGAAAAGCCATTATTAGATAAATTAGCGCAACTCTTTGACCAAATTCAACAAGCAAAAAAAGAAAATAATCAACCAAAATTAGCTCAACTAGAAACAGAATTTAGACAAGTAAATCAACAAGCTAGTGAGTATGTAAACCAAAACGAATTTGGGCAAATTGTCGAAATCGAAGGGGGAGTAGGTTTAAATGCGGCTACCTCCGCTGACTATACCGCCTATTTTTATAATTTTCCTTCCAATAAACTAGAATTGTGGATGTATCTTGAGTCTAATCGATTTTTAGATCCCGTTTTTAGGGAATTTTATCAAGAAAAAGACGTTATCTTAGAAGAAAGAAGACTACGCACTGATAATTCTGCCATCGGTAAAATGGTGGAAGAATTTTTGTTAACTGCCTTTGTTTCCCATCCCTATCGTCGCCCTGTCATTGGTTTTGAGGAAGATATTCGCAATTTAACCCAAACTAATGTCCAAGATTTTTTTGATACCCATTATGGGGGCGGTAATATTACCATCGCCATGGTAGGGGATGTTAATCCCAATCAAGCCAGAGAAATGGCAGAGGAATATTTTGGACGTTTTCCAGATAGTGTCAAACCCTCTCGTCTTAGTATAAATGAACCAGAACAAAATGAAACAAGGGAAGTTGTGGTAGAATATCCCTCCCAACCTTTATACTTTGAGGGTTATCACATTCCTAGTTTAAATGACCCTGATTATCTGGTATATGAAATTATGGGTTCAATTTTAAGTGATGGTAGAACTTCTCGTTTATATAAATCCTTAGTAGAAGACAAAAAAGTTGCCCTCAGTGTCTCTGGTTTTAGTGGTTTTCCAGGGGATAAATACGAAAATTTGATGTTATTTTATGGAGTTTGCGCCCCGGAGCGATCGCCCGAAGAATTAGCCATAGAATTAGATAAGGAGATAGAAAAGCTCAAAACAGAGTTAGTATCACCTGAGGAGTTAGAAAGGGTAAAAACCCAAGCCACCGCCAATTTATTGCGCTCGGTTAACTCCAATGGAGGTATGGCAAATCTTTTGGCAGAATATCAAGCAAAAACAGGGGATTGGCGTAATCTCTTTACCCGTTTAGATGCCCTTAATGCAGTAACAGCCGAAGACATACAAACCTTAGCCCAAAAAACCTTTACCGATGAACATAAAACCATTGGCAAGTTGGAAACGGCTAGTTAA
- the folD gene encoding bifunctional methylenetetrahydrofolate dehydrogenase/methenyltetrahydrofolate cyclohydrolase FolD produces the protein MVAKILDGKSLAQKIQNQLQTQISEKVAQGKRAPGLAVLMVGDNPASAVYVRNKEKSCQKIGMESFSRHFQANATQEDLESAIAQLNQDERVDGILVQLPLPSHLDSVGLLLKILPEKDADGLHPYNLGKLVRQEKGLRSCTPAGVMEILKEYNIDIAGKKAVVVGRSILVGKPLALMLLEENATVTIAHSRTPNLAEVTKNADILVAAVGKPEMITADMVKPGAVVIDVGINRIETAQGKGKLVGDVDYEAIKDIASYITPVPGGVGPMTVAMLLQNTYLSYLANQ, from the coding sequence ATGGTTGCTAAAATCTTAGACGGTAAAAGTTTAGCCCAAAAAATCCAAAATCAGCTACAAACCCAAATCAGTGAAAAAGTAGCCCAAGGAAAAAGAGCGCCCGGATTAGCAGTATTAATGGTAGGAGATAACCCAGCTAGTGCCGTTTATGTACGCAATAAAGAAAAATCCTGTCAAAAAATAGGTATGGAATCCTTTAGTCGTCATTTCCAGGCCAATGCTACCCAAGAGGATTTAGAAAGTGCGATCGCACAGTTAAACCAAGACGAGCGCGTAGATGGAATTTTAGTACAATTGCCCCTCCCTTCCCATCTCGACTCAGTGGGCTTATTACTAAAAATCCTTCCCGAAAAAGACGCCGATGGGCTTCACCCCTACAACCTCGGAAAATTAGTCAGACAAGAAAAAGGATTACGCAGTTGCACCCCCGCAGGAGTAATGGAAATCCTCAAAGAATATAACATCGACATCGCAGGAAAAAAAGCCGTCGTCGTTGGTAGAAGTATCCTTGTAGGAAAACCCCTCGCCCTCATGCTACTAGAAGAAAACGCCACCGTCACCATCGCCCATTCTCGCACCCCTAATCTTGCCGAAGTTACCAAAAACGCCGACATACTCGTTGCGGCAGTAGGGAAACCCGAAATGATTACCGCTGACATGGTAAAACCAGGCGCCGTAGTTATTGACGTAGGCATTAATCGCATCGAAACCGCCCAAGGCAAAGGAAAATTAGTCGGCGATGTTGACTACGAAGCCATCAAAGATATTGCCTCCTATATTACCCCAGTACCGGGGGGAGTAGGCCCGATGACAGTGGCAATGTTATTGCAAAATACCTACCTTAGTTATCTAGCTAACCAATAA
- a CDS encoding Rne/Rng family ribonuclease, translating to MSKQIIIAEKNHIAAVFAEDQIQELVVATGNQQVGDIYLGTVENVISGIDAAFVNIGDAEKNGFIHVTDLGPLRLRKNSASITELLSPHQKVLVQVMKEPTGNKGPRLTGNISLPGRYLVLMPHGRGVSLSRRIKNENERNRLRALSILSKPAGMGLLVRTEAEGKAEETIIEDLEFLQKQWEKIKLEANSVKAPALLNRDDDFIQRVLRDMYSDQVNRIVVDSESSVKRVKKQLNDWSANRHPSGVVIECHQGYNSILDYFRVNAAIKEALKPRVDLPSGGYIIIEPTEALTVIDVNSGSFTNSATSRQTVSWTNREAALEIARQLKLRNIGGVIIIDFIDMDSRKDKLELIQDFEKALKSDKAAPQIAQLTELGLVELTRKRQGKNIYELFGQTCSHCGGLGVMAHLPGHQDIEMVTNFTQPVINKGFEKPTIDEKPIINVNNDLVINTDGKDDESGNGSGDNNDNSRRRRRRDGGKDDVNENHKNGADTDSPKPERKERSYLSRSARRDEAKLEKVVVTMSEAQQDIYAMMGVSPLLHLEREIKDPKSVLVYVQSPDESGGGDDDNGLANDNKADGDSEVIFSSSSVDVDDNHGSVEKEDQKMEVSLPLKVEESYEGESEMLDDDDDFTMEENGDTETTATKVVEPETIAEAVVKEALSGDRPVVRTRRRRRKKTEE from the coding sequence ATGTCAAAACAAATAATAATTGCTGAAAAAAATCACATTGCGGCAGTTTTCGCAGAAGATCAAATTCAAGAGTTGGTAGTCGCCACAGGAAATCAACAAGTCGGAGACATTTATTTAGGAACAGTAGAAAATGTTATCTCAGGTATTGATGCCGCCTTTGTTAATATAGGAGACGCAGAAAAAAACGGATTTATCCACGTCACCGATTTAGGCCCTCTGAGATTAAGAAAAAATTCCGCCTCCATTACCGAACTATTAAGCCCCCATCAAAAAGTATTAGTTCAAGTGATGAAAGAGCCTACGGGCAACAAAGGACCTCGCTTAACAGGTAATATTAGTTTACCAGGTCGTTACCTCGTATTGATGCCCCATGGTAGAGGAGTAAGTTTATCTCGTCGTATCAAAAATGAAAATGAAAGGAATCGTCTCAGGGCTTTGTCTATCCTTTCTAAACCGGCGGGAATGGGTTTATTAGTGCGAACAGAAGCAGAAGGAAAAGCAGAAGAAACGATTATCGAAGATTTAGAATTTTTACAAAAACAGTGGGAAAAAATTAAATTAGAAGCAAACTCCGTTAAAGCCCCGGCCCTGTTAAACCGTGACGATGACTTTATCCAAAGGGTGTTGCGGGATATGTATAGTGATCAGGTTAATCGCATTGTGGTGGACTCCGAAAGCAGTGTTAAGCGGGTGAAAAAACAACTCAATGATTGGAGTGCTAACCGTCATCCCAGTGGGGTTGTCATTGAATGTCATCAAGGTTATAATTCCATTTTGGATTATTTCCGAGTCAATGCGGCCATCAAAGAAGCGCTTAAACCTCGGGTTGATTTACCATCGGGGGGTTATATTATCATTGAACCGACGGAAGCCTTGACGGTAATTGATGTTAACTCTGGTTCGTTTACTAATTCGGCAACTTCTCGGCAGACAGTTTCTTGGACAAACCGAGAAGCCGCCCTTGAAATTGCCCGACAACTTAAGTTACGTAATATCGGTGGGGTAATCATTATCGACTTTATTGATATGGATTCCCGTAAGGATAAGTTAGAGTTAATCCAAGATTTTGAGAAAGCCCTCAAGTCGGATAAGGCAGCGCCCCAAATCGCTCAGTTAACGGAGTTAGGGTTAGTGGAATTGACGAGAAAACGTCAGGGTAAAAATATTTATGAGTTGTTTGGGCAAACCTGTTCCCATTGTGGGGGCTTGGGGGTTATGGCTCATTTACCGGGCCATCAAGATATTGAGATGGTAACTAATTTTACTCAACCTGTTATTAATAAGGGGTTTGAAAAACCAACCATTGATGAAAAGCCCATTATTAATGTTAATAATGATTTGGTTATTAACACCGATGGGAAAGATGATGAGTCGGGCAATGGTAGTGGTGATAATAATGATAATAGTCGTCGTCGTCGTCGCCGTGATGGAGGTAAGGATGATGTTAATGAGAATCATAAGAATGGGGCTGACACGGATTCTCCGAAGCCTGAGCGTAAGGAGCGCAGTTATTTATCTCGCAGTGCTAGACGGGATGAGGCGAAGCTAGAAAAGGTTGTGGTGACGATGTCGGAGGCACAACAGGATATTTATGCGATGATGGGGGTTTCTCCTTTATTACATTTGGAGCGGGAAATTAAAGATCCTAAGTCGGTGCTGGTTTATGTGCAGTCTCCCGATGAGTCTGGGGGGGGAGATGATGATAATGGTTTGGCGAATGATAATAAAGCCGATGGGGATTCGGAGGTTATTTTTAGTTCCTCTTCGGTGGATGTGGATGATAATCATGGCAGTGTGGAGAAAGAAGATCAGAAAATGGAGGTTTCTTTACCTTTGAAGGTTGAGGAAAGTTATGAGGGTGAGTCGGAAATGCTTGATGATGATGATGATTTCACTATGGAGGAGAATGGAGATACGGAAACTACTGCTACTAAGGTAGTTGAACCTGAGACTATTGCGGAGGCTGTGGTTAAGGAGGCTTTAAGTGGCGATCGCCCCGTGGTGCGTACCCGTCGCCGTCGTCGTAAAAAAACAGAGGAATAG
- a CDS encoding ribonuclease HII yields the protein MKDDTFALDSLAPTALVAGVDEVGRGCLFGEVVAVAVVMPVHKVHLLTDLGVKDSKKLSPKKREGLVPKIQSLVTDSAMGVVDVATIDKVNILQASLLAMYEAIMTLKSIPELCLVDGNQSIPRLGLPQITMIQGDGRSPLIAAASILAKVWRDQKMVEYSRQYPHYDLENNKGYGTKKHLRAIEEYGITPHHRSSFAPVSRQLKLF from the coding sequence ATGAAAGATGATACCTTTGCCCTAGATTCTCTTGCCCCTACTGCTTTGGTGGCGGGGGTTGATGAGGTGGGGCGAGGGTGTCTATTTGGGGAAGTGGTTGCGGTGGCGGTGGTGATGCCTGTCCACAAAGTTCACCTATTAACTGATTTGGGGGTGAAGGATAGTAAGAAGTTAAGCCCTAAAAAACGAGAAGGGTTAGTACCTAAAATTCAATCTTTGGTGACGGATTCTGCCATGGGGGTGGTGGATGTGGCGACTATCGACAAGGTTAATATTCTTCAGGCTTCCCTTTTGGCTATGTATGAGGCGATAATGACTTTAAAATCTATCCCTGAGCTTTGTTTGGTGGATGGGAATCAGTCTATTCCCCGTCTTGGTTTACCCCAGATTACTATGATACAGGGTGACGGGCGATCGCCCCTTATTGCGGCCGCTAGTATTTTGGCAAAGGTATGGCGTGACCAAAAAATGGTGGAGTATAGCCGACAATATCCCCATTATGACCTAGAAAATAATAAAGGTTATGGTACTAAAAAACACTTAAGGGCGATCGAGGAATATGGCATCACACCCCATCACCGTTCCTCCTTTGCTCCTGTTTCTCGACAATTAAAGTTATTTTAG
- the gpmI gene encoding 2,3-bisphosphoglycerate-independent phosphoglycerate mutase, producing MSQAAISPVVLVILDGWGFREDDRANAIALAKTPIMDTLMEVYPHTLINASGKAVGLPHGQMGNSEVGHLNIGAGRVVPQELVRISDAVEDGSIFSNPALESVCQDVITSKGKLHLMGLCSDGGVHSHLDHLIGLLDLAKLQGISDVCVHVITDGRDTNPTDAINYVKAIQEHIDKIGLGKIVTICGRYYAMDRDRRWDRTKKAYDLYTQDDHIIEKSAIALIEESYQQDINDEFIEPTRLAKGSIQAGDGVIFYNFRPDRARQLCYALTMEEFDGFERELVKPLSFATFTQYDPNLPVKVAFEPEQLTNLLGEVIANAGLKQFRTSETEKYPHVTYFFNGGLEQPFEGEDRELVQSPMVSTYDKAPAMSAEKLTQVACKAITKGEYAFVVLNYANPDMVGHTGMLDKAVEAIEAVDRCLGKLLEAINQVSGTVIITADHGNAEYMSDEENNPWTAHTTNKVPFILVEGEKRKIPGHGGDVNLREDGKLADIAPTILEILQLAQPNEMTGRSMILKAEYDVKKSRTPVSISV from the coding sequence ATGAGTCAGGCGGCAATTTCTCCAGTGGTGCTAGTAATATTAGATGGATGGGGTTTTCGTGAAGATGATCGAGCAAATGCGATCGCCCTTGCCAAAACTCCTATCATGGATACATTAATGGAAGTATATCCCCATACCCTTATCAATGCTTCAGGGAAGGCGGTGGGATTACCCCATGGACAGATGGGAAATTCAGAAGTAGGACATTTAAACATTGGGGCAGGTAGAGTTGTACCCCAAGAATTAGTAAGAATTTCCGATGCAGTAGAAGATGGCTCAATATTTAGTAACCCTGCCCTAGAATCAGTATGTCAAGATGTCATTACATCCAAAGGAAAATTACATTTAATGGGTTTATGTTCCGATGGTGGGGTACACTCCCACTTAGATCATTTAATTGGCTTATTAGATTTAGCTAAATTACAGGGCATTAGTGATGTATGTGTCCATGTAATTACCGATGGCAGAGATACTAACCCCACCGATGCCATTAACTATGTTAAAGCCATTCAAGAACATATCGACAAAATTGGTCTTGGTAAAATTGTAACTATCTGTGGTCGTTATTATGCCATGGATCGGGATCGTCGTTGGGATAGAACGAAAAAAGCCTATGATTTATATACCCAAGATGATCATATTATCGAAAAAAGTGCGATCGCCCTTATCGAAGAATCTTACCAACAAGACATCAACGACGAATTTATCGAACCCACTCGCCTCGCTAAAGGTTCAATTCAAGCAGGAGATGGAGTAATATTTTATAACTTCCGCCCCGATAGAGCCCGTCAACTATGCTACGCCCTCACCATGGAAGAATTTGACGGCTTCGAGAGAGAATTAGTAAAACCCCTTAGTTTCGCTACCTTTACCCAATATGATCCTAATTTACCCGTTAAAGTAGCCTTTGAACCCGAACAATTAACCAATCTTTTAGGGGAAGTCATTGCCAATGCAGGATTAAAACAATTTCGTACTTCTGAAACCGAAAAATATCCCCATGTCACCTATTTCTTTAACGGTGGATTAGAACAACCTTTCGAGGGAGAAGATAGGGAATTAGTACAAAGTCCGATGGTATCTACCTATGATAAAGCCCCCGCCATGTCTGCGGAAAAATTAACTCAGGTGGCTTGTAAAGCCATCACCAAGGGAGAATATGCCTTTGTGGTGTTAAACTATGCTAACCCTGATATGGTAGGACATACGGGAATGTTAGATAAGGCCGTAGAAGCCATTGAAGCGGTAGATAGATGTTTAGGAAAACTATTAGAAGCCATTAACCAAGTTAGTGGTACAGTGATAATTACCGCAGACCATGGTAATGCTGAATATATGAGCGATGAGGAAAATAATCCTTGGACTGCCCACACCACAAATAAAGTACCCTTTATTCTAGTAGAAGGGGAAAAACGTAAAATCCCTGGCCATGGCGGTGATGTAAATCTTCGGGAAGATGGAAAACTAGCTGATATTGCCCCCACCATCCTCGAAATCCTCCAATTAGCCCAACCTAACGAGATGACGGGGCGATCGATGATCCTCAAAGCAGAATATGATGTTAAAAAAAGTCGTACCCCTGTCAGTATTTCTGTTTAA
- the secG gene encoding preprotein translocase subunit SecG, producing the protein MTAYQLVQIVWAVSALLLIVVVLLHSPKGDGLGGIGGQAQLFTSVKTAEATLNRITWALSITFVALTIVLSAGWLS; encoded by the coding sequence ATGACAGCTTATCAACTCGTACAAATCGTTTGGGCAGTATCAGCCCTCTTATTAATAGTAGTAGTATTACTCCATTCCCCCAAAGGAGACGGTTTAGGTGGTATCGGTGGACAAGCTCAATTATTCACCAGCGTAAAAACCGCAGAAGCTACCCTGAATCGTATTACCTGGGCCTTAAGCATCACCTTTGTAGCCCTAACCATTGTCTTAAGTGCAGGTTGGTTAAGCTAA
- a CDS encoding AI-2E family transporter — protein MNFGQSIGFLVFLISLYVLWKIQQLMLLIFMAMIFAVALNRLVRVFLDFNVSRKYATLAISVISVIILNILVIVILPPFIEQFQLLINTLPRVWEEINPSLENFYSNYVEGNFAVPSFNDIISSYSSLGSNLFNNFLVVFSNVVAVALQIGFVLFLTVVFLLNPSRYRHYCLKLFPSFYRRRASEIFDKSEGAIVGWLSGILINCLFIGTLSGVGLLIFQVKLVLVHALLAGLLNFIPNIGPTISVVFPVMIALLDSPWKIVAILIWYFMIQNIESYWLTPKVMADKVSLLPAVTLFAQIFFAQSFGVIGLLLALPLTVVVKTWVEEVLFKDILDKWGGETE, from the coding sequence ATGAATTTTGGACAATCCATCGGTTTTCTAGTTTTTTTAATTTCCCTTTATGTGTTGTGGAAAATTCAACAACTAATGTTACTAATTTTTATGGCGATGATATTTGCCGTAGCCCTCAATCGTTTAGTTAGGGTTTTTTTAGATTTCAATGTTAGTCGTAAATATGCAACGTTGGCTATTAGCGTAATTTCGGTAATTATTCTCAATATTTTAGTAATAGTTATTTTACCCCCTTTCATTGAACAGTTTCAATTATTAATCAATACTTTACCGAGGGTATGGGAAGAGATTAATCCAAGTTTGGAAAATTTTTATAGTAATTATGTGGAAGGTAATTTTGCTGTACCTAGCTTCAATGATATTATCAGTAGTTATTCTTCCTTGGGTAGTAACTTATTCAATAATTTTTTGGTAGTTTTTTCTAATGTGGTAGCGGTTGCTTTACAGATAGGATTTGTCTTATTTTTAACGGTGGTTTTTTTACTTAATCCTTCTCGTTATCGTCATTATTGTCTAAAACTTTTCCCTTCTTTTTATCGTCGTCGTGCCTCGGAAATTTTTGATAAAAGTGAAGGTGCGATTGTTGGTTGGCTAAGTGGAATTTTAATTAATTGTTTATTTATTGGTACTTTAAGCGGTGTTGGTTTATTGATATTTCAAGTAAAATTGGTGTTAGTCCATGCCCTTTTAGCAGGACTTTTAAACTTTATTCCCAATATTGGCCCCACTATTAGCGTTGTTTTCCCCGTAATGATTGCCCTTCTTGATTCTCCTTGGAAAATTGTGGCAATTTTGATTTGGTATTTTATGATTCAAAATATAGAAAGTTATTGGTTAACTCCTAAGGTGATGGCTGATAAAGTTTCTTTGTTACCTGCGGTGACTTTGTTTGCTCAAATATTTTTTGCCCAATCCTTTGGGGTAATTGGCTTATTATTAGCCCTTCCTTTGACGGTGGTAGTTAAAACTTGGGTGGAGGAAGTTTTGTTTAAGGATATTTTGGATAAGTGGGGTGGTGAAACGGAATAA
- a CDS encoding sensor histidine kinase, protein MDAIFDLDLINTVKVLKLNRLSIVRFKYDHIIQTKSKNKQIPSATVEKVFDCHECQNYQPDQEIKYNKLSQSSLLIYAWKIAPKIAILETPEQIIKHRQGEDWTELFQLNLINSLLFIPLYLERQKTTYQPNILGSLILQSYGAKQWTDADIEVFKWIGKKVSADIINQQTVAKTQSLVNERTSQLKFSLDVQAKLSSKLRFHLEELRESNRVKDEFIASMSDALKTPLSNLKTGLKMLKLRNKNKSLELYINILEQECDKEINLVDNLLTIQQLRVKEIEISPQKIHLSSFLQDIRQNFINQLAHHQLSLNISSQLDFLLTDLKSLDLIIKELVLNAIKFSTAQTVIYLIFERNGNGFIIEISNIGAKIAPEEQENIFQPFYQGSNVENVTNGGTGLGLALVKSLIENLNGTIEVSSILSPNSKDYINTFTITLPQEVHEVY, encoded by the coding sequence ATGGACGCTATTTTTGATCTTGACCTAATTAATACCGTAAAAGTCCTCAAATTAAATAGACTTTCGATTGTGCGATTTAAATATGATCATATCATTCAAACTAAATCTAAAAATAAGCAAATTCCTTCAGCTACTGTCGAAAAGGTTTTTGACTGTCATGAGTGTCAAAATTATCAGCCTGATCAAGAAATAAAATATAATAAATTATCACAATCATCATTGCTTATTTATGCTTGGAAAATAGCTCCTAAAATTGCTATTTTAGAAACCCCTGAACAAATCATTAAACATCGTCAGGGGGAAGATTGGACAGAACTTTTTCAACTTAATTTAATCAACTCTTTATTATTTATTCCCCTTTATTTAGAAAGACAAAAAACCACATATCAACCCAATATTTTAGGAAGTTTAATATTACAAAGTTATGGTGCAAAACAATGGACAGACGCTGACATAGAAGTATTTAAATGGATTGGAAAAAAAGTGAGTGCAGATATTATTAATCAACAAACCGTAGCTAAAACCCAATCCCTCGTCAACGAGCGCACCAGTCAACTAAAATTCAGCCTCGATGTACAAGCAAAATTATCTAGTAAACTACGATTTCATTTAGAAGAATTAAGGGAATCTAATCGAGTAAAAGATGAATTTATTGCCAGTATGAGTGATGCATTAAAAACCCCTTTATCTAATCTCAAAACAGGGCTTAAAATGCTTAAATTACGCAATAAAAATAAATCTTTGGAATTATATATTAATATCTTAGAACAAGAATGCGATAAAGAAATTAATTTAGTTGATAACCTTTTAACTATTCAACAATTACGGGTTAAAGAAATAGAAATTAGTCCTCAAAAAATTCATTTATCTTCTTTTTTACAAGATATTAGACAAAATTTTATTAATCAATTAGCCCACCATCAATTAAGTTTAAATATTAGCTCTCAATTAGATTTTTTATTAACAGATTTAAAAAGTCTTGACTTAATAATTAAAGAATTAGTGCTTAACGCCATTAAATTTTCTACCGCCCAAACCGTAATATATTTAATTTTTGAGAGAAATGGTAATGGTTTTATCATCGAAATATCTAATATTGGAGCAAAAATTGCCCCTGAGGAGCAAGAAAATATTTTTCAACCCTTTTATCAGGGTAGTAACGTAGAAAATGTTACCAATGGAGGTACAGGGTTAGGACTTGCTTTAGTTAAGTCTTTGATAGAGAATTTAAATGGTACTATTGAAGTTTCTAGTATTTTGTCCCCTAATTCTAAAGACTATATCAACACTTTTACCATAACTTTACCGCAAGAAGTGCATGAAGTTTACTGA